CAATAGCCAATGTTTTCCCTCCATTCTTTAATGACCATTGGAATTGAATGGCATAAAATGAGCCTATTAACTACTGACAGGCTGAGGCAATACTCTTCAAAGAGAGAGGATACAATCTGCTTGACAATCTCTGACGGGCTCTGGAGATCAATGATCCTCTTATGGATCCTCATCTGAAACCTGTCCCATGTCTTGGATCCTTCTCCACACGGTGTCTTCCTGGTGGTGATCCGGAGGGTCTTGGTGGGCATCCTGACGGGTCCTTTGaccttcaggttcttggcgagaGCACCTGCTTTCAAGTCAGCACACACT
This window of the Apostichopus japonicus isolate 1M-3 chromosome 9, ASM3797524v1, whole genome shotgun sequence genome carries:
- the LOC139973442 gene encoding small ribosomal subunit protein uS10-like, whose protein sequence is MATYKKPGKGGPAEESQAHRIRITLNSRNVKSLEKVCADLKAGALAKNLKVKGPVRMPTKTLRITTRKTPCGEGSKTWDRFQMRIHKRIIDLQSPSEIVKQITSISIEPGVEVEVTIADA